The DNA window TGAATATTTCAATATTAATAATATTTTATATTATATTAAAAATTTTAGGAATATTTAATATATTAAATAAATATTATTTAATATTTATTATTATATATGGGTTTATTGGATCACTTATATCACTTTTATACTCTAAATATATAAATTTACATGAATTAAAATTAATTAAAACTCATTCTAATTTAAAAGAAAAATGGTTAATAGAAGCAGTAAAAAAACTTTCTTATTTATTAAAAATAAAGACTCCTGATATAGGTATATTTAAATCAAAGTTAACTAATGCTTATGCAACTGGGTGGCATAAAAATCATTCTTTAATTGCTTTTTCTGATTCATTACTTATTAATCTGAATAAGAATGAAATTAGTGCAGTAATATGCCATGAAATGGCTCATATTATTACGGGTGATATGATAACGTTAGGATTACTTCAAGGAACAATTAATGTTTTTGTAATATTAGTTACAATAATTATTGAAGAATTATTATTATTATTTATAGTATCTAATAAAAAACTTAATAAAAATAAAGTTATAAAATTTATAATTTTAA is part of the Candidatus Johnevansia muelleri genome and encodes:
- the htpX gene encoding Heat shock protein HtpX translates to MFKFNLCLLMNISILIIFYIILKILGIFNILNKYYLIFIIIYGFIGSLISLLYSKYINLHELKLIKTHSNLKEKWLIEAVKKLSYLLKIKTPDIGIFKSKLTNAYATGWHKNHSLIAFSDSLLINLNKNEISAVICHEMAHIITGDMITLGLLQGTINVFVILVTIIIEELLLLFIVSNKKLNKNKVIKFIILNIQNYTYVFINTILGIISQMILSWFSRTREFRADAISAKLIGKENMIGVLNKLKLEKNIKNTLPKSILAFGINDGKQIGNFLNYLLNTHPPIDDRINELKKLKI